The nucleotide sequence GGTTTTCTACCTATACGATGAAGGGCAAGAGGAACTCCGGCATAATATGCCTGAATGGAGCAGCAGCCAGAAAGGTTTCCAAAGGTGATAGTATAATTATTGTTAGCTATGTCCTTGTTGATGACGATGCTGTGAAAGAATGGTCTCCGAAATGTATACTTCTGGACGATAAAAACAGGATCAAGGATACCACGACAAAATAATCCCCATGACCTACCTCTCTGAGTAAAGAGTAAAGTAAGGTAATAAAGAGGGACTAATAAAGTAAAGGGGGACGCCCTTAAGAAAGTAAGTATCCCTAGCGGAAGTTTCCTAGTTATGAAACACAGAAATTGTAATCGCTTGAATATCAAGGGCTTGCGGGTTTTTAAAGTATTATATAACTAAATTTGGACTAAATTAGGGTTGACCACCGCATAGTTCTGTAAAGTCTTCTTTAATTGCTCTTTGAAAAATCAAAAATAGTTCAACAAATCTTTGGCCATATTGTATTATATAGCTATAGCGACCATAAGAGGTGGAGGCTACCCAATATAAAGGCTTGGAAGGGGAGAGGTTTAAAGGGGTAA is from Syntrophales bacterium and encodes:
- a CDS encoding aspartate 1-decarboxylase encodes the protein MQRIMLKSKLHRATVTDANIDYEGSITIDESLMEAADILPYEKVDIYNVSNGERFSTYTMKGKRNSGIICLNGAAARKVSKGDSIIIVSYVLVDDDAVKEWSPKCILLDDKNRIKDTTTK